The genomic segment TCGTCGGAAGCTTCGAAGTCAGGTATCCGATATACGGGGATTTCGGCGGCGTCGTGTTCTTCGACTACGGGAACGTGTACGCAGACGAGTGGAGCTTCCCGCTCGGAGGCATAAAATACGCCCCGGGCGTGGGGCTCAGGTACGATACGATAATAGGCCCCGTCAGGTTCGACGTCGGGTACGCGCTTAATCCCGAGTCGGGCATCAGGCGGGTCCAGTTCTTCATAAGCATCGGCCAGGCGTTCTGATTCTTTTCCCGACACCGCACAATCTGCACTCTTATACAATCCCTCTGAAGCTTCTCTGCTTTTCTTTCCTTTTCTAAAATTTCCCTCTCCCCAGCGTGGGGAACAGTTGCAAGCAAGCGAGCAACTGGTCGCTGTTACAACAAAGGCAGAATGTGTACTTAACTTTGGAACGACAGTGCTTGAGCCAAAATAGTTAGGGTGAGGGGGGAAATAACCTTCTTGTCATTGCGAGCGCAGCGCGGCAATCTCATGAAAAGACAGATCGCCACGGCTCCTACGCCAAGGCTTCGGAGCCTCGCGATGACAGAAATGGGAGTGCTTTTTCTATTTCTGAATAATTCCTAATACTATAAAGGAAAGTATCTCAAACGGGCGAATTGCTGGTGGGGTTCTTAATGACGCTGCTTTCTTCTCCCTCTTCAGTGGCGGTCTCCTCGTCGGCCGTTTCCTCGGGCTTTTTCGCCTCGCGGGTTTCTTTCTCTTCTATGTCGAACTCTATGGAATCCCTGAGCTCGTTCTTTGCCCTCTCGAGCTCGCGCATCCCCCTGCCGAGGGTCTTCGCGAGCTTCGGTATCTCGTTCGGCCCCAGCACCAGGAGCGCTATGAGGAGTATTATTAATATTTCACTCGTCCCTATTCCGAACATAGACCTTATATAATCACACCACGTTATATAATGACACCGCGCTGACCCGGCAGCCGGCTTATATGTGAAAGGCTACCCCATTATGTCCGCATGTTCAATAAACCCTCTGAACCCGCTTTGCCGGCCTGCGCTACAATTTTTCAATATTTGTAGTAAAATGAAACGGGAGAATACAAAATAGCCGCATACAAAGGAGCGTCAACATGAAAGCGATCCGTTATCACGAGTTCGGAGAAGTGGATGTGCTCAAGTACGAAGACGTGCCCGAGCCCGAGCTCGGGGACGACGAAGTCCTCGTTCGGGTGCGGGCCGCGTCCTTAAACCATCTCGACCTGAGGCTCAGATCGGGGAAATCGCCGCGCCCCGTCGACCTCCCCCATATAGGGGGCGTCGATATAGCCGGCGACGTGGAAAGAACAGGAAAGAACGTAAAGGACATCGCGCCGGGCACGCGCGTCGTAATAGACCCGACCGTCAAGACCCCGAAGGGGCCCATGGTCATAGGGGTGAATTTCTACGGGGGGTTTGCAGAGTACGTGAAAGTCCCTGCGGCGAACGCCGTTCCCATACCCGACGAAGTGTCTTACGACGACGCGTCGGCTCTCCCTATCTGCTACGTCACCGCGTGGTACGGGCTCTTCGACAGGGGCGGCATGCAGAACGGCGAGACGGTGCTGGTGCATGCGGCCGGGAGCGGGACCGGGAGCGCAGCCGTTCAGATTGCGAAGGAGGGCGGGGCGTTCGTTATCGCGACGGCCGGGAGCGACGAAAAGCTTGAGAAGGTGAAAAAACTCGGGGCCGACGCGACGATCAATTACAATACCACCGACTTCTCCGAAGAGGTGAAGAAGATAACGGACAATAAAGGGGTAGATCTGATATTCGACCAGATAGGAGCGTCCGTCTGGGAGAACAATCTCAAGTCTCTCAAGATGAAGGGGCGTATTCTTCTGATAGGCGTAGTCGGCGGCGGGCAGACGACGTTCAATTTCGGCCCGGTTATCGTCAAAGACCTCTCCGTTCTCGGAGTCACCGTGTTCAACGCACCGAGGAGCAACCTTATTAACGTAATCAACCTCGTCTCCCTCGGGAGGCTGTCGCCGGTGATAGACAAAAGGTTCCCGCTCTCGGATGCGGCGCTCGCGCAGAAGATGCTCGAAGACAGGAGTCAGTTCGGGAAGGTTATACTGAACCCGTGAGCGTCTGAATTTATGGATCAGCGAAATATATACGGGGACTGCATGATTCCCTGCACCTCAATCCACTACTCTTGCATGGAGCGTTATGATGGATGCGCTTGATTTAGTGCCTCGAATACCGTTAGTGGCCGTATTTTTCGGCATGTTCGTCGTGGTCATACTCTCTATTTTGCTGGGTTACAAAATAGGGGCCTATATCCGGAACCGTTACGGAGAGAAGGAGGAAGGACCGCTAGGCTCAGTCGTCGGAGCGACTCTGGGACTCCTCGCGTTCATGCTGGCGTTCACATTCGGACTGACCGCAAACCGTTATGATACAAGAAAGGAGATACTCCTCGACGAGGTAAACGCGATCGGAACTGCTTTTCTCAGAACGGATTTCCTCGTCGAGCCCTACCGCACGCAGATACGCGGGCTTTTCCGCGACTACGTCGATTTACGCACGGTGTGGATAAAAGAACCGGAGAGGCTTCAGGATTTGATAGCCGAGTCGGAAGCTATCCAGGGTAAAATATGGTCCTTGTCAGTCGAGGCTGTAGCGAAAACACCCAATCAGGAAATCACGTCTGCATACATAGAGTCGCTCAACGAGGTGATAGATCTCCACACGAAGAGAATAATTGTCGCGCTCATGTACCGGATTCCCACACTCATCTGGTATGCGCTGATTTTTGTTACGGTCCTCGCCATGGGCGCCGTGGGATACCAGTTCGGATTTACGGGCGGCAGGAGCCTGATGATAAGCATTCTCCTCGCTCTGACTTTCTCGGCTGTCATATACCTGATTGCGGACATCGACCGCAGCCTTGGCGGGGCGATAAGGATAAGCCAGCGGCCAATGATCGAGCTACAGAAAAAGATCGACGCGGCCGTTCCCAGATAAGGCGCTGGTTTTCGTGAATTTGGCGCGCCTACCGGAGCGCCCCTTCGAAATTCCGGACGAGCGTTTTGGAGTCAGGCTCTTTTAGTCCTGCCGTCGTCAGGAGCGATTCCGCCGTGCCTCTTCCCCCGCGGGACCATGCGTCTCTCATGAAATTCCCTGCTTCTTTCGTCCTCCACCATTCCTCGTCGAACGATTCAGTCATGAAATGACGGAGCACGGGCCCCGCGAGCACGGCTTTAAAACGGAACGGGGCGCCGACCGGGGAGAGGAGTTCCGCGAGGCAGCTCCTCCCGTCGGCCCCGCATTTCGCCGCGCCGCTCATGATATCGGAGAATATTTCGGGCAATTCTCCCGGATCCCCGCACTCCGAAAGCTCCGCAAGGCAGACTGCGCGCCCGGCGTCGAGCCTCGCCGTCATGAGCCGCCTCAAATGCAGGAAATTGAGGAAATCACCCTCCGCGTCTATTTTTACATACTTCCTGAGCCACCTGGGCTCGTATACGAGGCTTCCGAAAAGTGCGGAGAAGATATCGGTGAGCGACTCGTCTCTCAGGAATACGAATTCGAAGTGGTCCCCCGGGTCCGTATATCCGAATGAGAGAGCCTGCCCGAGACACCCGAGGAGCGACTCGTAATCGTGAACGCCGCCCGCGGGGTAGAGGGAGAGGGCCGACTCGAAAGGCGGGTCTAGAGGTAGTGAAAAGCCTTCTACCTCCTTCCCCTCTCTCTTCTCGCTGTCGATAGTTATTTCGCGGGTAGGGGCGAGAGACATGCCTTCGACGACTGTCTTCGCTAAAGCCGCCGGGTCGGGCTTCGGGAAATACCCTCTCAGCTCGGCCGAATTGAAAAGCCGGGTCATGTCGTATATGGAGGCGTCCTTCAGGCCGAGCTCCATCTTGTTCGTAAAAAACCACCCCAGCATATCCCGCGCTATGTAATCCGTATCGGTGAGGAACCTCTTCGCCTCATCCGCTATGCGCGTAATCCCCGGACAGGAGGTTGCATCGAGGAGCGCTCCGTAACTTCCGAAGCCGAGCGCCTCCGAGCATTCGTTGAGTATCCCGAGCTTGCGGAGGCAGAGGGTATTGAGCGCGGATAAGGTCCCGCCGGCTCTCTCCTCGATCTCCTGCCTCTTGTCCCTTTTGGGCTCGGACAGCAGCTCCGCCTTCGCGGAGCGGAGAGTCAGGCTCTTGCCGCACGCGCGGAATTCAGCGCCAGATTCGAGCGCCAGCATCCTGTCCGTGATGTCCGAGGACTCCCCCCCGAGGAAAGCCCCGGCCAGGAATGAGGAGAGGAGGCGATTCCGTGCTCTCTCCTCCTCGTCGCTGCTACCGGATCCGCTCAGCGATAAAAAAAACTCGGGCTCGAGAAGGTCTCTCCGCGAGCCGTATATGCCCTTTGTGCGTATCCCTGTCTTTCTGCCCGTGAGGTTGAGCCACAGCTCCCTCCTGAGCTCCCTCAGGAGCCCTTCGCCCTCTGATCTTATGAACCGGACCGT from the Thermodesulfobacteriota bacterium genome contains:
- a CDS encoding twin-arginine translocase TatA/TatE family subunit, giving the protein MFGIGTSEILIILLIALLVLGPNEIPKLAKTLGRGMRELERAKNELRDSIEFDIEEKETREAKKPEETADEETATEEGEESSVIKNPTSNSPV
- a CDS encoding zinc-binding dehydrogenase, which translates into the protein MKAIRYHEFGEVDVLKYEDVPEPELGDDEVLVRVRAASLNHLDLRLRSGKSPRPVDLPHIGGVDIAGDVERTGKNVKDIAPGTRVVIDPTVKTPKGPMVIGVNFYGGFAEYVKVPAANAVPIPDEVSYDDASALPICYVTAWYGLFDRGGMQNGETVLVHAAGSGTGSAAVQIAKEGGAFVIATAGSDEKLEKVKKLGADATINYNTTDFSEEVKKITDNKGVDLIFDQIGASVWENNLKSLKMKGRILLIGVVGGGQTTFNFGPVIVKDLSVLGVTVFNAPRSNLINVINLVSLGRLSPVIDKRFPLSDAALAQKMLEDRSQFGKVILNP